A stretch of Planococcus citri chromosome 5, ihPlaCitr1.1, whole genome shotgun sequence DNA encodes these proteins:
- the LOC135846355 gene encoding uncharacterized protein LOC135846355 isoform X1 — translation MNKRDDVDLVSLRSYLSAVLPIFFDQTDIDILDRLRAVPFPLNPMNYFKFVVFAWLRNEKLTVTCGDIELNDQNVMVDKKWMHSENFIVIFTSENPNIPSREMELNFRNTIFQEFVVEVRVPGGRFEVVSSQSDIPHFDPDSSENLRIISVITNNLKVIHDDVYCFRIEVYRSGREVYPLSNRESSGSN, via the exons ATGAACAAACGCGATGACGTTGATTTAGTTTCTCTAAGAAGTTATTTGTCTGCAGTGCTTCCGATATTCTTCGATCAAACAG ACATAGATATTCTGGATCGACTTCGAGCTGTTCCTTTCCCTTTGAACCCCATGAACTATTTCAAATTCGTGGTTTTTGCTTGGTTACGAAATGAGAAGTTGACGGTTACTTGTGGAGATATCGAATTAAATGATCAAAACGTGATGGTTGACAAAAAGTGGATGCATAGTGAAAATTTTATAGTGATATTTACTAGTGAAAATCCAAATATTCCCTCTCGAGAAATGGAACTCAATTTTAGGAACACGATTTTTCAAGAGTTTGTTGTCGAAGTCcga GTGCCTGGAGGAAGATTTGAAGTCGTTAGTAGTCAATCAGATATTCCTCATTTTGATCCGGATTCTTCGGAGAACTTACGTATCATTAGTGTTATTACTAACAACCTTAAAGTCATCCACGATGATGT GTATTGTTTTAGGATTGAGGTTTATCGCAGCGGCCGAGAGGTTTATCCCCTATCCAATCGCGAGAGTTCTGGTAGCAACTAG
- the LOC135846355 gene encoding uncharacterized protein LOC135846355 isoform X2 — translation MNKRDDVDLVSLRSYLSAVLPIFFDQTDIDILDRLRAVPFPLNPMNYFKFVVFAWLRNEKLTVTCGDIELNDQNVMVDKKWMHSENFIVIFTSENPNIPSREMELNFRNTIFQEFVVEVRVPGGRFEVVSSQSDIPHFDPDSSENLRIISVITNNLKVIHDDVIEVYRSGREVYPLSNRESSGSN, via the exons ATGAACAAACGCGATGACGTTGATTTAGTTTCTCTAAGAAGTTATTTGTCTGCAGTGCTTCCGATATTCTTCGATCAAACAG ACATAGATATTCTGGATCGACTTCGAGCTGTTCCTTTCCCTTTGAACCCCATGAACTATTTCAAATTCGTGGTTTTTGCTTGGTTACGAAATGAGAAGTTGACGGTTACTTGTGGAGATATCGAATTAAATGATCAAAACGTGATGGTTGACAAAAAGTGGATGCATAGTGAAAATTTTATAGTGATATTTACTAGTGAAAATCCAAATATTCCCTCTCGAGAAATGGAACTCAATTTTAGGAACACGATTTTTCAAGAGTTTGTTGTCGAAGTCcga GTGCCTGGAGGAAGATTTGAAGTCGTTAGTAGTCAATCAGATATTCCTCATTTTGATCCGGATTCTTCGGAGAACTTACGTATCATTAGTGTTATTACTAACAACCTTAAAGTCATCCACGATGATGT GATTGAGGTTTATCGCAGCGGCCGAGAGGTTTATCCCCTATCCAATCGCGAGAGTTCTGGTAGCAACTAG